The following are encoded together in the Lathyrus oleraceus cultivar Zhongwan6 chromosome 3, CAAS_Psat_ZW6_1.0, whole genome shotgun sequence genome:
- the LOC127126523 gene encoding receptor-like kinase TMK4, with the protein MHRLSYLLLSILLFIIPVAGVAINADEDADYMSQLLKALTPTPTGWSQKSHFCKWSGIVCMSGRVRAIALPSSNLTGTLPPDLNTLTNLTHIDLHNNSLTGPLPYLSGLYLLQTVSFGHNNFTSILDGCFRVIPDLRTLNLSNNLNLIPWLFPTDLIDSSLMQTLDLEATNILATLPSEMFDWFPSLHTVFLSHNNITGKLPVSLGKSAVRYLRFNDQGMWNRFTGSIDVISSMKFLSQAWLHNNGFTGPIPNMSNSNYLFDLQLHSNILTGLVTPSLFPLSTLKNISIHDNCLQGPVPVFPKDIKATWEDNNFCVGPCDPQVTILLQIFEAFGFPVLLSSKGSDACSLEPLFACQRGKIMSIDLNNQGLTGTISMAFSNLTSLVILNLGGNNLTGSIPRSLATLRQLQLLDVSDNNLSGRVPEFSSKVMLITRGNTLLGLNGSERGGEEDATEEDATDSLHVGTSKTAGFRYLLIIGSSMFSVGIVIFIVIICKRKRYSITLNWLIFRSTKKSIDYNVEDFIQTYNLSVPIKQYRYAEVKRMTNSFRDQLGRGGYGIVYKASLPDGRQVAVKMINDSKGNGEEFINEVASISRTSHVNIVSLVGFCYENKRALIYEFMPNGSLDKYIFKNGFPDAICSLDWNTLYQIAIGIARGLDYLHQGCISRILHLDIKPQNILLDEDFCPKISDFGLAQICRRNDSIVSILGTRGTIGYIAPEVFSRTFGAVSYKSDVYSYGMLILEMIGGRKNFDTGGSCTSEMYFADWIYKDLELCNNLVSGLAYSEEERDLIRKITMVSIWCIQTNPLDRPSMSKVIEMLQGPLESVSYPPKPCLYSPEMPSLQTSYVSSNNLLEDMKI; encoded by the exons ATGCACAGATTAAGTTATCTTTTGTTATCCATCCTCTTATTCATCATTCCTGTTGCTGGTGTTGCTATTAATGCAGATGAAGATGCAGATTACATGTCTCAACTTTTGAAAGCACTCACCCCAACTCCAACAGGTTGGTCTCAGAAAAGTCACTTCTGCAAATGGAGCGGCATTGTTTGCATGTCTGGTCGAGTTCGTGCCATCGCACTTCCGTCAAGCAACCTCACTGGAACACTCCCTCCCGATCTCAACACTCTTACTAATCTCACCCATATTGATctccacaacaactcactcaccGGTCCTTTGCCTTATTTGTCTGGCCTCTACCTTCTCCAAACGGTTTCATTTGGTCACAATAACTTCACCTCCATCCTAGACGGTTGCTTTCGCGTGATACCGGATCTGAGAACCTTAAACCTTAGCAATAACTTGAATCTCATACCATGGCTATTTCCTACGGATTTAATTGATTCGTCACTCATGCAAACGCTCGATCTTGAAGCTACAAATATCCTAGCTACCTTGCCATCGGAAATGTTCGATTGGTTTCCGAGTCTGCATACTGTTTTTCTTTCTCACAACAACATCACTGGAAAGCTTCCAGTGTCTCTTGGGAAATCTGCAGTAAGGTATTTACGATTCAACGACCAAGGGATGTGGAATCGGTTCACAGGTTCCATTGATGTGATATCATCAATGAAGTTCTTGTCTCAAGCATGGCTTCACAACAACGGCTTCACCGGTCCAATTCCTAACATGTCTAATTCCAATTATTTGTTTGATTTGCAACTTCACTCAAATATCTTGACTGGTTTGGTTACACCTTCTTTGTTCCCTCTCTCTACCTTGAAAAACATCTCAATACATGATAATTGTCTTCAAGGACCGGTGCCTGTGTTTCCTAAGGATATTAAAGCAACTTGGGAAGATAACAACTTTTGCGTTGGACCTTGTGATCCACAGGTCACCATTTTGCTTCAGATTTTTGAAGCTTTTGGATTTCCTGTTCTTTTGTCAAGTAAAGGAAGCGATGCTTGTTCTTTAGAGCCATTGTTTGCATGCCAAAGAGGAAAAATTATGAGCATTGATTTGAATAATCAGGGTTTAACAGGAACTATCtctatggcattttccaatttAACAAGTTTAGTGATCTTGAATCTTGGTGGCAATAATTTGACAGGTTCAATACCACGCAGTCTTGCAACTTTGCGTCAACTCCAACTTCTTGATGTTTCTGATAATAACCTATCTGGAAGAGTTCCCGAATTTTCGTCCAAGGTGATGTTAATTACCAGAGGCAATACTTTGCTTGGACTAAATGGTTCTGAGCGAGGGGGAGAAGAAGATGCAACTGAAGAAGATGCAACTGATTCTCTTCATGTAGGCACATCTAAAACAGCAGGGTTTAGATATCTTTTGATTATAG GGTCATCAATGTTTAGTGTTGGAATTGTAATATTTATTGTGATTATTTGCAAAAGGAAGAGGTATTCTATTACACTAAACTGGTTGATCTTCAGAAGTACCAAGAAATCTATTGACTACAATGTGGAGGATTTTATACAAACGTATAACTTGTCGGTACCGATTAAGCAATATAGATACGCAGAAGTGAAAAGAATGACAAATTCTTTCAGAGATCAATTAGGTCGAGGAGGATATGGTATTGTGTACAAAGCAAGTTTACCCGATGGTCGTCAAGTGGCAGTGAAAATGATAAACGACTCGAAGGGGAATGGAGAAGAATTCATAAACGAAGTCGCTAGCATTAGTAGAACCTCACATGTGAATATCGTCTCACTAGTGGGTTTTTGTTATGAGAATAAAAGAGCACTTATATATGAATTCATGCCCAATGGTTCACTAGATAAGTATATCTTTAAAAATGGATTTCCTGATGCTATTTGTAGTTTGGATTGGAATACATTGTACCAAATTGCAATAGGAATTGCTCGAGGGCTAGATTACTTGCATCAAGGATGTATTTCAAGAATTTTGCATCTTGATATCAAACCTCAAAATATTCTCTTGGATGAAGATTTTTGTCCGAAAATATCTGATTTTGGACTAGCTCAAATTTGTCGAAGGAATGATAGTATTGTGTCCATACTTGGTACAAGAGGAACTATAGGATATATAGCTCCTGAAGTATTTAGTCGAACATTTGGTGCAGTTTCTTACAAGTCTGATGTATATAGTTATGGTATGTTGATTCTGGAAATGATTGGTGGAAGAAAAAATTTCGACACTGGAGGATCGTGTACTTCTGAAATGTACTTTGCAGATTGGATTTATAAGGATCTTGAGCTATGCAATAACCTTGTGAGCGGTTTAGCATACTCAGAGGAGGAAAGGGATTTGATAAGAAAGATTACTATGGTTAGTATATGGTGCATTCAAACAAATCCATTAGATAGACCATCGATGAGTAAAGTGATAGAAATGCTACAAGGACCACTTGAGTCAGTATCATATCCTCCAAAACCTTGCTTATATTCTCCTGAAATGCCATCATTACAAACTTCATATGTGTCTTCCAACAATTTGTTAGAGGATATGAAAATATGA
- the LOC127130599 gene encoding secreted RxLR effector protein 161-like — translation MESCNPASTPMEPGTKLSKFDGGERVEAGKYRSLVGSLRYLTCTRPDISLSVGIVSRFMEEPVYTHWKALKRILRYIQGTVSLGMFYSNSEKYKLVGYSDSDWCGDIDDRKSTSGYVFFMGNTAFTWLSKKQPIVTLSTCEAEYVAASWCVCHAIWLRRLMSKMELEQKDATIIQVDNRSQGSR, via the exons ATGGAAAGCTGTAATCCGGCTTCGACGCCAATGGAACCAGGAACAAAACTGTCGAAATTTGATGGAGGAGAACGTGTCGAAGCAGGAAAATATCGAAGTTTGGTAGGAAGTCTTCGCTATCTCACATGTACAAGACCAGATATCTCATTGAGTGTAGGCATTGTAAGTCGATTCATGGAGGAGCCAGTTTACACACATTGGAAGGCATTGAAGCGAATTCTGAGGTACATCCAAGGAACAGTGTCACTTGGGATGTTTTACTCGAATTCAGAGAAATACAAGTTGGTTGGTTACTCTGACAGTGATTGGTGCGGAGACATAGATGatcgaaaaagcacttctggataTGTGTTTTTCATGGGAAATACTGCATTCACTTGGCTTTCTAAAAAGCAGCCAATAGTAACACTTTCGACATGTGAAGCAGAATATGTAGCAGCATCCTGGTGTGTTTGTCATGCAATATGGCTCAGAAGATTGATGAGTAAAATGGAACTAGAACAGAAAGATGCTACAATAATACAAGTTGACAACAG gtctcaaggttctagatAA